A window from Onychostoma macrolepis isolate SWU-2019 chromosome 07, ASM1243209v1, whole genome shotgun sequence encodes these proteins:
- the leap2 gene encoding liver-expressed antimicrobial peptide 2, whose protein sequence is MQDPNHRGALLAWCLVFLVLVQQVTCNPVPKSDTPSTSVQEVQRSLKRTARMTPLWRIMGTKPHGAYCQNNYECSTGICRKGHCSYSQPINS, encoded by the exons ATGCAGGATCCCAATCACAGAGGGGCTCTTCTCGCCTGGTGCCTTGTGTTTTTGGTACTTGTCCAGCag GTGACCTGCAATCCTGTGCCAAAGTCGGACACACCTTCAACTTCTGTGCAGGAAGTTCAAAGGTCACTGAAGAGGACAGCTCGAATGACCCCGTTATGGAGGATCATGGGTACTAAACCTCACGGCGCCTACTGCCAGAACAACTATGAGTGCTCGACAGGAATATGCAg aaaagGCCACTGTTCCTACAGCCAACCGATTAATTCCTAA